The Gemmatimonas aurantiaca T-27 DNA segment CGTAACTCCAGCTCCCGTAACTCCAGCTCCCGTAACTCCAGCTCCCGTAACTCCAGCTCCCGTCGTCCCAGCTCCCGTCGTCCCACCCCCCGTATCACCCGCTCCCGCCTCCCCCCGTCACCTTCACCACCGTCCCCCAAGGATCCGCAAACTCCCCGTTCCTCCCCTCGAACCCTCCCCCGATCAGGCTCGCCTCCACCTCCGCCGGCTCCGGCACCACCACATTCCACGACAGCAGCCGCGCCTCATCCTCGCGTGGCCCCGCGGCCCCTTCGGCCCAGGTGTTGGTGCCCAGATGGTGGTGGTACCCTCCCGCGCCCAGGAACAGCGCCCCCGGGTACCGCCACACGATCCGGTCGAAACCGAGTGCCGCGTGATAGAACTGTGCCCCTCGGGCCAGGTCTCCCACGTGCAGGTGCAGGTGACCCATGACCGTGCCCGCCGGCATCCCCGTCCACGGTTCGCCACGCGCCGCCGCCACCACTGACGGGAAGTTGAACGGATCGGTGGCCATCATCAGCTCACGTCCCGAACGCTTCCATTCCGAGCGCGGACGGTCGGCATACACCTCGATGCCCAGACCATCCGGATCGTGCAGGTACAGCGCCTCGCTGACCAGATGATCGCTCGCCCCTGCCCGTGCCCCGATGTCGGACAGATGCTGCACGAACCGCCCCAGCGCCGGTCGGTCGGGAAGCAGAATGGCAAAGTGGTAGAGCCCCAATCGCGACCCCGGTCTGGTGACCTTGGTGCCCGGCCGCGTCTCGAGAATCACCAGCGGCTCACGCGCGCCGGCAAACCCCAGCTCCACCAGATCGCCCGCCCGACGCAGCTCCGACAGACCGAGCACCTGGCTGTACCAGGCCAGCGACCGATCGAGATTGGATACCTGGAGATGCACCGGCCCCAAACGGAGCGACGCCGGCAACCGATAGCCCGGGGGAGCCTCACCGTAGCTGCCGGCCACCGCCGGCTGTGGCACCGCAGCGCCACCGAACATGTCATGACTGGATACGCCCATGGATGATATATCTATGTTTTAACAATGATTGTCAAGCCATCAAACCAGCACTAAGACGCCCCATCGCGTGCATATTTCGGATGCTGGTACGATTCAGGAGCTTCAGACAGGAGAGCGACCCATGTCGATGCACCGTCCGCTCGTTGCCACCACCGGAGCCCGGCCAACTCCTTCCGTCAGGCTCACGGCGGTATTGCTGGTCGGCGCACTCGCCCCCACGGCCTGCGCGCAAAAGCCAGCACCGGCCCCTGAGTCCGCGCCCAAGTCTGCACCACAATCCGGCGACGCGCATCCCGATGCCCTTCCCGATGCTCGTCCCGAGACCCGCGCCGACGCACCCGCCGATCGCAGCCGCCCGGCCGACGCCCCTTCCACCGGGCACGACGCTCGCGGCACCACACTCGATGCCCGCGACATCCGCGATCAGGCGGTGTCCCGCGTCGAAGAGCTCTTCGTGGGTCGATTCCCCGGTGTTCAGGTCTACCAGACCCCGAGTGGTCTCGAGGTGCGCATTCGCGGCGCCACCTCCCTCCTCGGCAACGGTGAACCGCTCTACGTGGTCGACGACATGGTCATGACACCGGGCACCGGCGGACTCGTCGCCATCAACCCGCGTGACGTGGCCCGGATCGAAGTGCTGAAAGACGCGGTATCACTCGCCGAGTACGGGGTACGTGGAGCCAACGGCGTCGTCCGTATCACCACCAAACGCCACGAGTGATCAGATGATCCGGCGTGCGGAGTTCCGGTTCATGCATCGACATCACGACCACACCCGTTAGCTTGCCCACCATGCAATCCGGCTTGCTGCACCTCTCGCTGCGATTTCGGCGGTTCCTGGCCATGGCGCTCAGCGCACATGTCCTGGTCACTGCTGTCATCACCGCATTGGCAGCCTGCAATCCGGTGGTCGATGCCACGGTCACGCAGACACGCCAGACACCATCGGCCGTTGTCGCCGCACACCACGCGGACCTGCCGACCGATCCGCATGCTGGACACGACGTCGCCGTGAGCACGGCCCCGTCACAGCACATCGGCCACGGCGCATCGTTCACGTCCTCGCCGACGCCCAGCGAATCCGCACCGTCGCATCATCACGGTTCCACCACCGTGACCTGCCCCATGTCCATGGCCTGCGCCGTCAGCGCCATCGCGTCACATGTGCCACCCATCAACACCGAGCACACCTACGCGTCGTCGCGACGTGTGCTCGTGAATGACAGCCTGCCGCGCTCCCCGCGCGTCGCGCCCGAGCCACCCCCTCCGCGCGCGTGAAACACGGCGGATGCGATACCCGCATCCGATGCGCTCTCCCCGAGCGCCTGCATCCATCACGCGGCGTGCCCTGACGCCAGGGCCGTCCCACACCGTGTTTTCCTCGCAGCCACACTTCTCCATGGTCGCGCATATCCTGCGTGGGCCCGTGGTGCTGTTCGCACTCGCGATCGCACTCGTGTCCATGCTCCCATCCGTCGCGTTCGCGCAGACGGACTATTTCAATACCGACGCCGGACGTCCGATCCGCGTCGAAGATGCCTATGCCCTCGAGCGACAGGCGCTCGAACTGCAGATCGCACCGTTCCGCGTGGAACGCGCACGCGCCGGAGGCTATCGCTGGGGCATCGAACCCGAAATCGCCATCGGCCTGTTGCCGCGCACACACATCGAAGTGGGTGTGCCCATCCTGCAGTCGGGAGGCAACGGTCTGCCACGCACCACCGCCGTGGGTGGCGTGGAGCTGTCGGCGTTTTACAACTTCAACGCCGAGACCCGCCTGCCCGCCTTTGCCATCGCCGGTGAAGTGGTGATTCCTGCGGGCAGCCTTGGGCCGTCCACCAAGATCCCCACGATCAAAGGCATCGCCACACGCACGCTGCCGTGGGCGCGCTTCCATGTGAACGGACAGTTCACCTTCGCCAGTGATCCCACCACCGCGCCGCCATCCACGCGCGCCGACGCCGAATCCAACGCCGAGTATTCGCGATGGCAGGTGGGCATGGCCGTCGACCGCTCGTTGCCATTGCGGTCCATGTTGTTCACCGCCGAAGTGGTGACGAGTCAACCGCTGGTGCGCGCGGCGGCGCTGCGCTGGGACGTGGCCGCCGGCACGCGTATTCAGTTCAGTCCACGTGTGGCCTTCGACATGGGCGGCGGCTACCGATTGACCGGGGAAGACCCGGGTTGGTTTGCCACCACCGGGGCCGCGGTGGCCATCGGCTTGCCGTGGCGGGGGAACTGACCATGACACATCCCATCATGCGTCGCGCCCTCTCGCTGGCGATGGCCGCTTCCACAGCGACGGCCGCCGCAATCACGCTGCTTCCCACCTCGCTCGCGGCGCAGTGGTCCACCGCGTACGAACAGTTCTATCTGCAGGCGCCACACAACTGGCAGTTCCGGTCGCACTATGCGTACGCCGACCGTCTGTTCAACGCGTTCGACTTCGGGCACGCCATTCTCTACGAGACGATGTGGCGCTTCCCCAACGCACCGGTGGCCGACCTGGAAACGCGGCGCTACGACCAGCTCACCAAACAGGTGCTGCAGAAGCCGCCCCGTCTGCCGCTCGAAGAGGCGGCCATCGAGCCGATGTATGCGCGCCTTGCACCGGAAGCCAAGACGATGTTCGACTGGGCGCACCTGCTGCATCGCCAGTTGTACGATGTGCTGGCTGATGATCGGCTCGACTGGGCCCAGCGTGACAACGAAGTGAGACGGCTCATCGCCTACTATCGGTCACGTCCCGATATGGCGTTCAGCAGCAAGCCCAAGTCGATGGTGCTGATGCAGGAGCAACCGTACTCACTCGCGTTCCGTCTCAAGTATCCCAAGTTCAATGGACTCATCTGGGGGTACCACTGGTTCCAGGTGGGTCTCTATGAGCCGCTGATGGCGGGGCGCAACCCGGCGGAACGTCATGCCGGTGTGCGCGCGGCAACAGCACGCTTCTTCCAGATGCTCACCGACGCGCCGCGCAGCATGCCGTATCAGATGCCCATGACCGCCACCGTCTCGCCCATGTTCGCCGAGCGTTATCCGGAAGCGGCCATCATCTTCGACAACCTGCACTCCATGCATGATGTCGTTTCGGATATCCTGGCCAACCCCAGTGTACCACGTGATCGCAAGCGGACCGAGATCATGCTGGCCGCGAGCCGTTTCCGTGATGACACCTCGTATGTCATGACGGAAGCCGCGTGGCGTCGGATGTCGGAGCACATGGGCGTGGAGAACATGGGCGGCCCCGCCGTGGGTTTCGGACCGATACTGCCCACGCCATCGGTGACCATGGGCGCCGTGATGCAGCATGACAGCACCGGCGCCATGACAGGATTCGCCCATGGTGGTGCGGCATCGAAGGCGGCGGCCGATGCGCATGCCGGACACGGAGCACCTGCCGCGGCCAATGCCTCCCCGAGCAAGGCACCTGCCGCCAACGATCCGCACGCCGGCCATCAGATGCCGGTATCGTCTCCGCCGTCC contains these protein-coding regions:
- a CDS encoding VOC family protein, encoding MGVSSHDMFGGAAVPQPAVAGSYGEAPPGYRLPASLRLGPVHLQVSNLDRSLAWYSQVLGLSELRRAGDLVELGFAGAREPLVILETRPGTKVTRPGSRLGLYHFAILLPDRPALGRFVQHLSDIGARAGASDHLVSEALYLHDPDGLGIEVYADRPRSEWKRSGRELMMATDPFNFPSVVAAARGEPWTGMPAGTVMGHLHLHVGDLARGAQFYHAALGFDRIVWRYPGALFLGAGGYHHHLGTNTWAEGAAGPREDEARLLSWNVVVPEPAEVEASLIGGGFEGRNGEFADPWGTVVKVTGGGGSG
- a CDS encoding TonB-dependent receptor plug domain-containing protein, which codes for MSMHRPLVATTGARPTPSVRLTAVLLVGALAPTACAQKPAPAPESAPKSAPQSGDAHPDALPDARPETRADAPADRSRPADAPSTGHDARGTTLDARDIRDQAVSRVEELFVGRFPGVQVYQTPSGLEVRIRGATSLLGNGEPLYVVDDMVMTPGTGGLVAINPRDVARIEVLKDAVSLAEYGVRGANGVVRITTKRHE
- a CDS encoding nuclear transport factor 2 family protein; the protein is MTHPIMRRALSLAMAASTATAAAITLLPTSLAAQWSTAYEQFYLQAPHNWQFRSHYAYADRLFNAFDFGHAILYETMWRFPNAPVADLETRRYDQLTKQVLQKPPRLPLEEAAIEPMYARLAPEAKTMFDWAHLLHRQLYDVLADDRLDWAQRDNEVRRLIAYYRSRPDMAFSSKPKSMVLMQEQPYSLAFRLKYPKFNGLIWGYHWFQVGLYEPLMAGRNPAERHAGVRAATARFFQMLTDAPRSMPYQMPMTATVSPMFAERYPEAAIIFDNLHSMHDVVSDILANPSVPRDRKRTEIMLAASRFRDDTSYVMTEAAWRRMSEHMGVENMGGPAVGFGPILPTPSVTMGAVMQHDSTGAMTGFAHGGAASKAAADAHAGHGAPAAANASPSKAPAANDPHAGHQMPVSSPPSAASRYLHGSSADSAAVAALVTQFLTALGTGDSTTALRTLGNVQILERGTAEPLAEYRVRHLPADIAFARSSDVARIPRTVLVLGDVAYSTVTQTITGRYGKRPKGSAGAEVIVAERTGGGWRIAAVHWSSRRH